In Streptomyces sp. NBC_00344, the genomic window AGGACCCGGCGAAGTACAAGGTGATCGCCACCGCGTTCGCGGGCCGGGACGGCGTCGAGGCCGTCCAGGACCAGCGCGGCATCCTGGAGAACCTCTTCGCGCTCCTCAACGGCATGAATGTGGCCGCTCTCTGTGTGATGGCCCTGATGCTGGTCATCGCACTGATGCTGATCGTCAATACCGTGCGCGTATCGGCGTTCAGCCGCAGACGTGAGACCGGGATCATGCGGCTGGTCGGCGCGTCCAGTTTCTATATCCAGATGCCGTTCATCATGGAGGCCGCTTTCGCCGGGCTGCTGGGCGGACTTGTCGCCTGCGGCATGCTGCTGGTGGGCCGCTACTTCCTCATCGATCATGGTCTGGCGCTCCACGAGAAGCTGAATCTGATCGACTTCATCGGCTGGGACGCGGTCCTGTCCAAGCTGCCGCTGGTGCTGGCAATCGGACTGCTGATGCCCGCTCTTGCGGCTCTCTTCGCATTGCGCAAGTACCTGAAGGTGTGAAACTCCCCCTGTGCGGTGAACGGCCAACCGGTCATGCGCCGCACAGGGGTTGTTCTACAGTGGGCGCCATGTCAGGCCCGGACTTCTGTTCATCGCCCCGCAGCGTTCGCCGCGGGGCCGCCCTGACTTTGGTCTTCGTGAGCGTCCTCGCCACCGCTGCGGCCACCAACTCCTGGCCGCAGAACGGCGAGCGCACCCCCGTTCCGGCCCGCACCCGCAACGCCTCGTCCACCGTCGACCGCGCCGAACTCGCCAAGGCGGCGTCGGAAGCCGAGGCCGACGGCAAGTCCGGTACGAAGGCGGCCGAGGACGTCGTCAGCCGCAGCGGGGACCGCTGGGGCGCGGTGTACGACCGTTCCGAGTACAAGGAGTTCGAGGACTCGCTCGACGGCGAGTACACCGGCGTCGGCCTCTGGGCCAGGCGCGGCCGCGACGGGCGGATCGAGGTGGCGAGGGTCCAGCCCGGCGGCCCCGCGGCCGTCGCCGGACTCCGCAGGGGCGATCTGCTCCGTACGATCGACGGCCGTCAGGTCGCCACGAGCCCGGTCACATCCGTCGTGGCCCGGCTGCGCGGCGGCGAGGGCTCGTCCGTCCCCGGCACCACCGTGGCCGTGGGTGTGCAGCGCGGCCGTCACACCTGGACGAGGACCCTGCGCCGGGCCCGGCTCACCACCGAGGCCGTCACCGTCCGAAGGCTGTCGGGCAAGGCGACGGTGATCAAGGTCACCGCATTCTCCAAGGGGTCGGGCGAGCGGGTGGAGAGCGCCGTCAGAGCCGCCCCGGCCGGCGGCGGCATCCTCCTCGACCTGAGGGGCAACAGCGGCGGCCTGGTCTCCGAGGCGACCTCCGCGGCCTCCGCGCTCCTGGACGGCGGCCTGGTCGCGACCTACGACGTCCACGGGACGCAGCGGGCCCTGTACGCCAGGACAGGGGGTGACACCGACCGGCCCCTGGTGGTGCTGATCGACGGCGGCACGATGAGCGCCGCCGAGCTCCTGACCGGCGCCCTGCAGGACCGTGGCCGCGCCGTCACTGTCGGTTCGCGCACCTTCGGCAAGGGTTCGGTGCAGATGCCGAGCCCGCTTCCGGGCGGTTCGGTGGCGGAACTCACCGTCGGGCACTACTGCACGCCGGCCGGTCGCAGCGTGGACGGGCGCGGCATCACGCCGGACGTGACGGCCGGTGATCGGGCCGAACCGAGGGCCGAGACAGTATTGAGTGGCCTCGGGGGTGGGGCATAGTGCGAAAATGGCCGCACTATGGCTAAGGAAACAGGGCGGAAGATGATCGCCCAGCACAAGAAGGCGCGGCACGACTACCTCATCATCGACACCTACGAGTGCGGTCTGGTGCTGACAGGCACCGAGGTCAAGTCGCTGCGGATGGGCCGGGCCTCCCTGGTGGACGGCTTCGTGCAGATCGACAACCACGAGGCGTGGCTGCACAACGTCCACATCCCCGAGTACACCCAGGGCACCTGGACCAACCACAGTGCACGCCGCAAGCGGAAGCTGCTGATGCACCGCATGGAGATCGACAAGCTGGAGTCCAAGACCCAGGAGTCCGGCAACACCATCGTGCCGCTGGCCCTGTACTTCAAGGACGGCCGGGCGAAGGTCGAGATCGCGCTGGCGAAGGGCAAGAAGGAGTACGACAAGCGGCAGACCCTGCGCGAGAAGCAGGACCGCCGCGAGACGGACCGGGCGATCTCGGCGGTCCGCAGGAAGCAGCGCGCCTGACGGGCGGGGCCCGGCGGACAGGAATACGCTGGCCCCGTCGACCGTTGGTCGCGTAGGATGGCACTGCACCCCACGGGGCGCGGCACCACCAATTGAAAAATAAACATGGGGATGATCGGTTTCGACAGCGGCTGTTGAATCAGGTGAAGCGAGCCGAGGAAGCGGCAATGATCTCGTAAACCATATGTCGCAAACAATAATCGCCAACTCTAAGAGCGATTCCCAGTCCTTCGCCCTCGCTGCCTAATAACAGTGACTGAAGGACCCTAAATGGGTGTCAGCCCGGGGAAGTTCCCGACCCGGATCCTGGCATAAGCTAGGGAACTAAACCACCGGTCCCGGTCACGGGGATCGGTGGGAAATCAAACAGTGACTGGGCCCGTCGGAGACTTGTTCGCGAGATCTCCGGGGCCGAGAAAATCGCAGCGAACTGCGCTCGGAGAAGCCCTGATGCTGCACCGTTGGACGCGGGTTCGATTCCCGCCATCTCCACCACCCCATGTAGCCGAAGGCCCGTCGATCACTCGACGGGCCTTCGGCTTTTTCGCGTGCCGTGGGCGTCCACCGCAGGTGTGCGGCCTGCTCAGGCGTCCGGCCTGCTCAGGCGTGCTGCGGGACGTCGTCCTTCAGCATCGACCGGACCTGCTGGCGCAGCTCGGGGCTGTCCTGGTGGCCGTGCACGGATGCGGCGTGCTCACTCGCGGCGCGGACCACCTCGTCCTCCTCACCGGAAATGGCGAGGGTGCAATCGGTCTCGCTCGGGAAATCCCGGCAATCGGCGATCTTGCGCATGATGCACCTCCTCAGCACCAATTCTAGGACGAACCAGCCTGGTGCCGCCCGGCTCGCCTACTGCGAGGCATCGCCCGCCCAACTCGCTCCCGCGCGCAGGGCACATTCAGCTGAGGGGCGAGTTTCAGGGTGAGCCAGAGGGCGAGGCCCTTGATCGCGTGGTTGACCGCTGTGGTCATCGTCCTGGTGAGGAGACGTCCTGGTGGATTTCCTGGACCGCGGAATCTCCATCTGCGGTCGGCCAATGCGTCGAGCACCGCCCTCTATCACTGGCGATACCCGGTGAGCGAAGCCGTCGCTTGTTGCGGAGGCGCGGAACTTCCTCAGATCTTGGGTCCGGCTCCGGAGCATGATGGGCAGGGTGGCCGGTCCCTACGGTAACGGGAGGCGACTCGACAACGGGAGGCGACTGGACGAGACGAGCCGGCGTTCGGTGATCACGCCGGTAGGTTCGATCTGCAGCAGAGTCGGCCGACGCACCACGTAGTGCGGCCCGGCCTGGAGCGAGCTGTCCAGGAATTGCGTGCGCACGGCGATTCGGTGTGCGTTTGATCAAGACCCGGGATACTCATAGTCGTAGGGGCGCGAAGACTGAGGTGCGGAGAAAGAACGTCACACCAGGGAGGGAACGATATGACCGATTCGCAGCCGAAAGTGGACAATCCATACCGAGCCCGACTGGTCTCTCTGAAGCGGGAGTTGCTACTTGAGGTGGACGATCTCAAGAAGCTGCTGAAGAAGCCTGCCGGGGATGTCGGCGGCAAGCACGCGCCGTCCTGGGTCGGTAGGAACGCCCGGAAGTGGCATACGGACATCGAAGGTCACCGCACACATCTGCAGAAGCTCGTCAGTGATCTCGTCCCCGCAGTGCAGGCCGAGATCGATCGGTCCCCCGAAAAGGTAAGCCCTGCGGAAGCCAAGATGATGCGAATGGATCTGCAGCAATACTGAGAATATGCGGAGGGGGAGCGTGTGGTCAGGCTCGATGAAGGCGGCGGCGGGGACTTCTCAGGGATCAACCCGGAGAGGCTGAAGGAGACCATTGGCGCGCTTGAGGGGGATCAGAAGACGCTGCATTCCAGAGCGTCGTACTACAAGCAGCAGTTCGAGCGCTACGGCATCCCGGCGACCAGCTTGAACGGGCTCCTCAAGATCGCCGGTTGGGCAGACGGCGAACTACCCATGCTGCGCAGGCGCCATCACTTGGCGATGAACATGGAGGTGGATTTCCCCGGCTTCAAGGGCATGGCTCAGGTGAACGAGAACGACGTGAGCAAGTCCGCCGTGGCACAGGCGAAAAAAGATGGCAGGGCGCTCGGTGCAGAGTTCAAGAAGGCGCTGGAGAATGGAGACGTGGTCTCCGAGGATCTCTTCCACGCCCTTGACGCCCACGCGAACGACGCAGACTACCTAGGGTCCTTCTACAAGGCGTTGGGCCCCGGCCAGGTGGCCTGGTTGACCAACAGACTCGCCGACGATCATCCGTACGGCAACCGGTACGCCGACAACCCGGACCAGCGTGGCTTCGACCGCGGCATCCTGGCCGCGACGCTGGGCAGCTTTACTCAGGTCGCAACCGAGGGCATGACGCCGAAGCAGAAGCAGGACTACTGGAATCAGTGGTTCGACAAGTTCGCCCTCGATCCGGACCACCAGGGTTTCCGGCCTGACCGGTTGATACCCCTCCTTGAAGGTGGCACTCCCGACAAGGACTTTCTGGTGGCGCTGGGCGACAGGGTCTTCAGGGAGAAGTCCCGGACCCATGAGAACCAGTTCATGAACGGGTCCGAGCACGGCCCGTGGAACGACGACCACTTCTCGCAGCTCTTCACCGCCCTCTCGAAGAATCCATCAGCAGCGGGCGAGTGGATGGAACACAACCCCAAGATCGTGGACGCCGGCATCTACCCGGGCGGGATAGCGCACAGCAACCCGGAGCGAGAGAAGGCATTCTTCAAGGTCCTGCAGGCCGGCACCATCGGGCTCGGAAAGACGGACCACGCGCTGGCCGAGAAGAATACGGCCATGCTCGTCATAAATAACTTCCATCACCAGAAGGACGATAACCTCAAGGGACTTCACGCGCTTCCCGGTGCTCAGGTGCTGTACTCCGAGCTCATGGCGAAGAATTGGAAGGCCATGGAGGGCGCCATCACCTCTCCGGCTCAGGACGGATACTGGAATTCGGACAAGTGGGACTTCAAGAAGTTCAGCAAGAGCCAGAACCCTGAGACGCCTGGCATTGAGGTGTCGCCCGACGTCTGGCAGGCCTTTATTCAGGAGTCGATCCGCGAGCCGCATGCTGCGGGCGCGATGAGCGCGCTGTTTGATTCGAACCAGAAGAATTATGCGCGGCTGACGACGCTCACAAAGGCCTCGGACGATGACGCCAAGTCCTTTATCGCCTTCAAGCAAGGGCTGATGGGTAACTTCTACGCCACTGCGTACGACGCTACGGAGAAGGCGCTTGGCGATGACGCGCAGGCGTGGGCTGACGGCGTCAATGCCTTCAGGGGCGCACTGATCGACAACTCGACTGCGATCCTCAAGGGTGCGGCAGGCGGTGCGGGCGGGGCCGGCTCTGCGGCTGCCGCCACCGGCATCGGACAGGACCTCGCGACAGGACTGTTGACCGGATGGCTGAAACAGGCCATCGCCGTTAAACCCAGTGAGGCTCCGAAGGATCTACTCAACGCCATCAAGGCATTGAAGGAGAAGAAACCGGAGAACACCTGGCGGAGCGCGTTCAGTAGCAAGGTTGCAATCATGACCGAACAGAACTTCGATCCACGTAAAATTCCCGATTTCGAACCCGTGACTTACCAGGAATATGGTAAGAAGCAGCACGTATACACGGGAAATCCCTGGGGGGACCCGAAGTACATCACGTCATCGGAGAATGACTTCGTCAAGGCAATCAAGGACAACGACGGCGAGGTCGACGTCAGCAAGATGACGCCTCGGCAGCGGGAGTCGTACAGCCGCTGGCTCGCGGATCCCGCGGTCGTAGCAAAGTTCGGGAACGATCAGGTCTGGTTGCAGGTGCTGGGCCAGAAGTAGCGACTGCTGAGTTCAGGCTGTGCGGAGGGGCCCTCAAGAACCCTTGTAGTCCCTCTGTACGACCTGCCAGGCAACGAAACCGTCAGCATTTGACGGATGAATTGCAAAATAGAAACCGTCGCCGTCGGCAAAGGCGAACGAACTCGGCCTGCGGTCGCAAGTAATGTCGCTATCTCCGTATGCCCCGGTACTCTTCGCCGTGAAATGCATCACCGCCTTGCCCGCCCCGGCACAGACGATCTCCAGGACGTACCGCTTACCCCAACGCAGCTTCGTCGCCGTACGACGGGCGACACCGTCCTTAGCCATGGCGCCGCCATGCGCTACCGCCTTCCCCTTCGGAAGCGCAGCCTCGGCCTGCTTGCGGAGTTGTGAGTCGCTCAGGGTCGTCGAGGGTGACGGAGTGCTGGGCACGGGATGGGTCGCGCTAGGCGAGGAGGGCCCGCTCTGGGGATCGGAATCACCGGACGTACAGGCAGTGGCTGTCAGGGCCAGGATGACGGTCGCCCCGAGAGCAGGCACGGCTATCCGAAGCTTCCGGTTCAGGACGCTGTACATCGCTACGGCAACTCTCCTCGTGGACGTCGACATCGACTGCTGATACTGATCCCCGGTGGGAGTCGGAACACGGACTGCCCCTCCTGCGAGGGGCCGCGTCGTTTACTCGGCCATACACCGCATCGTCGGTACCTGTCCCGGATCATTTCATGCACGAGAAACGGCCGCGACAGTTCGCGTCAACGCACCCTGCCCCATCCGTTGCCCGGTGGGCCATGCGGGCTCACCCAGCGAGTTCCTGGTGAGGTGTCTCACTTGCAACCGGGCAGCACACACGCCGCGTTG contains:
- the ftsX gene encoding permease-like cell division protein FtsX, whose product is MRAQFVLSEIGVGLRRNLTMTFAVIVSVALSLALFGGSLLMRDQVDTMKGYWYDKVNVSIFLCTKGDAASDPKCAKGAVTDEQKKAIDVDLKKMTDLVQTVTYESSDAAYKHYQDEFKDSPMTGSITPDQLPSSFRVKLKDPAKYKVIATAFAGRDGVEAVQDQRGILENLFALLNGMNVAALCVMALMLVIALMLIVNTVRVSAFSRRRETGIMRLVGASSFYIQMPFIMEAAFAGLLGGLVACGMLLVGRYFLIDHGLALHEKLNLIDFIGWDAVLSKLPLVLAIGLLMPALAALFALRKYLKV
- a CDS encoding DUF1059 domain-containing protein, coding for MRKIADCRDFPSETDCTLAISGEEDEVVRAASEHAASVHGHQDSPELRQQVRSMLKDDVPQHA
- a CDS encoding S41 family peptidase, with protein sequence MSGPDFCSSPRSVRRGAALTLVFVSVLATAAATNSWPQNGERTPVPARTRNASSTVDRAELAKAASEAEADGKSGTKAAEDVVSRSGDRWGAVYDRSEYKEFEDSLDGEYTGVGLWARRGRDGRIEVARVQPGGPAAVAGLRRGDLLRTIDGRQVATSPVTSVVARLRGGEGSSVPGTTVAVGVQRGRHTWTRTLRRARLTTEAVTVRRLSGKATVIKVTAFSKGSGERVESAVRAAPAGGGILLDLRGNSGGLVSEATSAASALLDGGLVATYDVHGTQRALYARTGGDTDRPLVVLIDGGTMSAAELLTGALQDRGRAVTVGSRTFGKGSVQMPSPLPGGSVAELTVGHYCTPAGRSVDGRGITPDVTAGDRAEPRAETVLSGLGGGA
- the smpB gene encoding SsrA-binding protein SmpB, whose protein sequence is MAKETGRKMIAQHKKARHDYLIIDTYECGLVLTGTEVKSLRMGRASLVDGFVQIDNHEAWLHNVHIPEYTQGTWTNHSARRKRKLLMHRMEIDKLESKTQESGNTIVPLALYFKDGRAKVEIALAKGKKEYDKRQTLREKQDRRETDRAISAVRRKQRA